aggaaaggggtgtgggggatgtgggaagagactggacaaaaatcatacacctatggatgaggacagtgggggtggggggtaagggcagagggtggggtgggaactgggtggaggggagctatggggggaaaaataggaacaactgtaataatctgaacaataaagatttaataaaaaaaaacacaaaaaaacaaaacaagaacatttgtatgCATGCTAATCTACTCTTGTTTTAAtcagattataaaataaagcaacgtcttgcaggctgggtcttttcTGTCCTCAttcaggcacaggagatccaccgtgccccagctgtaaaaaaaaaaaaaaaaaaagttcctacTATGAACCAAGTAGTGTAACTGTGagtttgtgtctgtgtgtataagATAGGTATTACTGTGTCAGTCTACAGATAGCAGCGCCAAGGTATAAAAAGCTCAAAACTTGCTCTAAAAACCCCCACAACCCAAGTGTAATCATGAGAAATTACATCAGGCATACCTAATTGGAAGGATATTCTACAAAATTACCTGACCATTACTCCTCAAAACTGACAAGGCcatgaaaaataaggaaaggcTGAAAAACTGTCACAAATCATGCATGACAACTAAATTCAATGCAATGTCCAAGACTGGAtcctgaaacaaaaaaaatacattaacgGAAAACTGATGGTATAAAGTCTGGAGATTAGTTAATAGTAACACACCAGTGTGTGTTTCTTATATTGGACAAATGTGCCATAGTAGTTTGAGATAAGATTGGAGGAAACAAACTTGTTCAATAGAATATGGAAACCCCTTGTGCAATCTGTGTAACTTTTCCATAAGTCTAAAATTCTTCCACACacaaagtttaattaaaatattgagACGAGGTTCTACTGGCAAATTCCTTTGGAAACTTTGGAGTAAAGAATGCCCAATTGAGTTTCTCAATTCCTGTAATTATCAAAGTTTTCTGAGATACCTAATATTCATTGTGATTATAAGAGATATAGGATGTTATATTTACCAACATATTTGGCCAGCTACCTATTCTTTCTTTAGAAAGTAGTTTTCCAGAAAAATGCTGACACGGAGAAGGTTTTTCCCGGTGTTGCACAGACTTTCACCCAATATCCGATCAGGTTCAAATTTTAATCAGCAACTTTTGCTGAAGAGAGAAAAATTACATGAATATGTAACTGGCAAAAGACTTAAAACTAGAAGATACTATGATGAATGAGAGAATCCGCATTAAGGTTATATTAATGGGCTGCTGCAATTGACCATAGGGTGACtataaatgataaatatatagCCTACTTTtagttaaataaagaaataaaaaatcaatcatGTAAGTACAGGATGAGGAAGAATGGACTCAAATGCCCATCATGTTCCAGTGAGGGAGTTTGTGTCTTGACTTCATAGGTAGAATGAGTACAACTGCCATGCTTAGTAATGAATACGTATAAAGTTAAGGCCATTTCTGCTGATTTGTGTAGTTCTATGTGCCATATCACAAAAGCTCCTCAATGAATCATTCCCAAAGGAGAAGGAACAGGATGATGTGCATCTTGGAAACCATGACATatcaagaaatattttagaaaactagGAATTTAACCCTGATGAACAGAAACCTTAAGGGGATTTGACAGTGGTCCTTACATATACAAGGACACAAGGAGAATCAAACCTATTCTGTGTAACTTCAACTTTCACTGGAGAAAAATGCCATGAACATGTAACTGGCAAAAGAAGGAGGATctaaggaaacaaacaaatccaCTATTTTTCCTCCTGTGGAAATAATTGAtttgctaaaaagaaaaatcacaactATGTGGATAAGTTCATGGCTTGCTTCAAATATGCTCCCAAACTGAGCCAGAATTAGCATGAAGTGAGCAATGGAGGCACCTATGACACCCATGTTGTGGAAACACTCACTCTCAAGGTCCTATAAAGGCCtaaacactcaacctctgagagTGAGTGTCACTTTAAATTTTCTTCAGAGATACCTGCTTACCTCACCCTAGTCCCAGGCCTGTGATTGGTCGAGTCATCCCTCTGTGACATCACATTAAATGTTTCCCTAGGTAACGGCTATATAACTACCTATCTACCAGTCAGCATGGTCTGTTTCTCCAGAGCCTGAAGAGAAAGAGACCTGAGGCCACATCTCCCAACTGGAGGTAGGCGATAAGTCTGTATCAATTCTACCATGTAGCAATGGCCTGGGCCCCAAAGCAGAAGTGGGCAGGGCCAAACCTAAGGGatcccagggctggcagggcctaCAGAGatggcaggggaggcagaggtggcagaggccaaggctggggcagctcctccagCCACCCGGAGCCTAGGGCTCCTGGCCCCCAAGGCCCccctcttgtttttaaaattaaaaaaagtctgATTGGTACAGTGATTGGTCATGGAGGATCAAAAATAAGAGACATCCAGAGTACAACAAACACGAAAATACAGATCTTCCCAGTACAGGGTGATTCCGAAGCAGATGTAAACATTTTTGGCAGCAAGGAAATGCAAGCAAAGGCCAAAGCAGTTATAGAGACTATTGTTGAAAGACAGGGAAGCAACTACCAATATTCAGAATGCACTGTTAATAATGCTGCACCCCAACCAGCTGTTGCAAGAGACTTAACCACAGATAACACTGTTAGAGAAATTCGACCATTGATAGACTGGGATCGAATTAGGGCAAAAGCgacagactgggagaaaagaaGATGGGAAGACTTAGCACCAATTAAAAAAGACTTTTACATAGAATCCAAAGCAACAAGTTCTCTGTCTCAAATGCAGGCAGACCTTTGGAGGAAGGGACATTTCAATATAATTTGTGATGATTTGAAAGATGGTGAAAAACGGTCTATCCCCAACCCAACTATTAAATTTGAGGACGCTTTCCAGAATTATCCTGAATTaatgaaaaacattcaaaaaGCAGGGTTTCAAAAGCCAACGCCAATTCAATCACAGGTGTGGCCGATTGTTCTACAAGGGATAGATCTTGTAGGAGTCTCCCAGACTGGAACAGGCAAAACTTTGTCTTATTTATTGCCTGGGCTTATTCACATCAGTTCTCAACCAACACCCAGAGAACAGAGGAATGGTCCCGGCATGCTAGTCCTTGCACCGACTAGAGAATTAGCTCTCCAGGTAGCAAATGAATGTTCTAAGTATtcatataaaaatcttaaaagtatttGTATATACGGTGGCGGAAATagacaacaacaaataaaagacgTTGCCAAAGACATAGACATCATAATTGCAACTCCTGGGCGACTGAATGATCTGCAAATGAATAATTTTGTCAACCTTAGAAGCATAACCTACTTAGTCTTAGATGAAGCTGATAAGATGCTAGACATGGGATTTCAACCTCAGATAATGAAGATTTTATTAGATGTGCGCCCAGATCGGCAAATGATCATGACAAGTGCAACTTGGCCAGATGCCATTCGTCGACTTTCACAAACTTATTTGAAAGAGCCTATGATCGTTTATGTTGGTACTCTGGATCTAGTTGCTGTAAATACAGTGAAGCAAAATATAATTGTTACCACGGAAGGAGAAAAACGATCTCTTATCAAAGAATTCCTACACAGCCTGTCACCCAAAGACAAAGTCATCGTGTTTGTCAGTAGGAAAATTGTCGCTGACGACTTATCCAGTGATTTAAGCCTCCAAGGCCTACTTGTAGAATCCTTGCATggaaacagagaacagagtgaCCGTGAGCAGGCATTAGATGACTTTAGAAGTGGAAATGTGAAAATACTGATTTCTACTGACTTAGCATCCCGAGGTCTTGATGTTGATGATATCACACATGTGTATAATTACGATTTCCCAAGAAACATTGAAGAATATGTACACAGAGTAGGGCGTACTGGAAGAGCAGGGAAGACTGGAATCTCCATTACCCTTATGACTAAAAATGATTGGAAGACTGCCCCTGAATTGATCAAAATTCTGGAAAGATCAAATCAAAGTATCCCAGAAGCTCTTGTAACAATGGCCAAAAAATACAAGTTAggtgaacaaaatagagacaCAGGAAACAAATCAAAACTATTGCAACAAAAACCCAAGGAGTTTCATTAAGATGTGCAGTGAAAAGAAGTTGTGCCAGACTACCAGAAGATTCAAGATAAGTTAAAGATATGCAGTGTTCAAGATACATATTGGAAAGCAGTGGAAACATACTGGTAGTTTGAAGACAACTGATTATTTAATAATACCACTAAGCTTTCAATATTGTGTGTAAACTCCTTAATAAAGTCaagtgttttgaaaatgaaaaaaagggagTACAGGTATTTTGGGCTTATCTCTTCAGTTCATAAGCATGCTCCATTATCTCATTGGGCTTTACTTAGAAGTCACAAGTTCAAAGACAAAATTATGAAGAATTCCAAGACAGTGACAGCAGGGTATTAAAACAAGGGTGAGGCCCATCTTAGTGTGGGGCCCTGTGGAACTGCACATGGAGTTAGTCCAGGAGCTGTAGCAGGCAGGGGGATATACCACTCCTTTCCCCCTTCAGGCAAGGACCttaccaggggtcagcaaactcattagtcaaaagagccaaatatcaacagtacaatgcttaaaatttcttttgagagccaaattttttaaacttaaactgcataggtaggtacattgttattaacttaattagggtacccctaaggcttaggaagagccacactcaaggggccaaagagctgacCACGGACTAGGCCAGTGAcagtgaacctatgacacgcgtgtcagaggtgacacgcgaactcatttttttggttgatttttctttgttaaatggcatttacatatcaacactaataaaagagaaaaatggtaattggcgtacgagctacccttttcattggctaatcagggctatatgcaaattaactgccaactatgattggcagttaactgccaactaagattggcagttaactgccaacaagatggcggttaatttgcatatgtaggcacaatg
The sequence above is a segment of the Myotis daubentonii chromosome X, mMyoDau2.1, whole genome shotgun sequence genome. Coding sequences within it:
- the LOC132224760 gene encoding probable ATP-dependent RNA helicase DDX53, coding for MAWAPKQKWAGPNLRDPRAGRAYRDGRGGRGGRGQGWGSSSSHPEPRAPGPQGPPLVFKIKKSLIGTVIGHGGSKIRDIQSTTNTKIQIFPVQGDSEADVNIFGSKEMQAKAKAVIETIVERQGSNYQYSECTVNNAAPQPAVARDLTTDNTVREIRPLIDWDRIRAKATDWEKRRWEDLAPIKKDFYIESKATSSLSQMQADLWRKGHFNIICDDLKDGEKRSIPNPTIKFEDAFQNYPELMKNIQKAGFQKPTPIQSQVWPIVLQGIDLVGVSQTGTGKTLSYLLPGLIHISSQPTPREQRNGPGMLVLAPTRELALQVANECSKYSYKNLKSICIYGGGNRQQQIKDVAKDIDIIIATPGRLNDLQMNNFVNLRSITYLVLDEADKMLDMGFQPQIMKILLDVRPDRQMIMTSATWPDAIRRLSQTYLKEPMIVYVGTLDLVAVNTVKQNIIVTTEGEKRSLIKEFLHSLSPKDKVIVFVSRKIVADDLSSDLSLQGLLVESLHGNREQSDREQALDDFRSGNVKILISTDLASRGLDVDDITHVYNYDFPRNIEEYVHRVGRTGRAGKTGISITLMTKNDWKTAPELIKILERSNQSIPEALVTMAKKYKLGEQNRDTGNKSKLLQQKPKEFH